The following coding sequences are from one Lolium rigidum isolate FL_2022 chromosome 6, APGP_CSIRO_Lrig_0.1, whole genome shotgun sequence window:
- the LOC124662619 gene encoding pentatricopeptide repeat-containing protein At2g03880, mitochondrial-like, which produces MGRYLVRDMLISTLKMDQLLLEVTTSAATHQRALALLHEMRDRGHHADEYTLPPILNSAALLRVPAGADALHSLLLRAGLAAHLHVANALVDAYAKLSRHGAARAVFDEMPHRDVVTWTSLLTGLARSRSHDPALRVYRDMVASGIRPDEFVVAAALSSCAGATALELGLSVHATAVRLALDPFLSVGNSLVSMYAKTGSLGEAKKVFDAMRVRRDPITWTALIVGYAQNGRGKESLEVYTDMVRSGCRPDYVTFIGLLFACSHAGLVDAGRAHFRSMQAEHGVAPGPDHYACMVDLLGRAGRLDEAMDLLSQSTTRLDATVWKALLGACRTHGNAELGEHAAEMVWGLDPTDAVPYVMLSNLYSRARRWADVARVRTLMKSRGITKEPGCSWVGVNGVTHLFYVEDRGHPRAEEIYRKVEEMMDRIRAEGYVADTDWALQDEGPEGREKGLAYHSERLAVAFGLLAVPAGAPIRVFKNLRVCGDCHSAIKMIAKAYGREIILRDANCFHHMKNGLCSCGDYW; this is translated from the exons ATGGGGCGCTATCTGGTGAGGGATATGCTGATCTCGACCCTGAAGATGGACCAACTGTTGTTGGAGGTGACAACTTCTGCTGCGA CTCACCAACGCGCGCTCGCCTTGCTCCACGAGATGCGCGACCGGGGACACCACGCCGACGAGTACACCCTCCCGCCCATCCTCAACTCCGCCGCGCTCCTCCGCGTCCCGGCTGGCGCCGACGCGCTccactccctcctcctccgcgcggggcTCGCCGCGCACCTCCACGTCGCCAACGCCCTCGTCGACGCATACGCCAAGCTGTCCCGCCACGGCGCCGCGCGGgccgtgttcgacgaaatgccacACCGCGACGTGGTCACCTGGACCTCCCTCCTCACGGGGCTCGCGCGCTCTCGCTCCCACGACCCCGCGCTGCGGGTGTACCGCGACATGGTCGCCTCGGGGATCAGGCCTGACGAGTTCGTCGTCGCGGCCGCGCTGAGCTCGTGCGCTGGCGCCACCGCGCTCGAGCTGGGCCTTTCTGTGCACGCCACCGCGGTCAGGCTCGCGCTGGACCCCTTCCTCTCGGTCGGGAACTCGCTGGTGTCCATGTACGCCAAGACCGGCTCGCTGGGCGAGGCCAAAAAGGTGTTCGACGCTATGCGTGTTCGGCGTGACCCCATCACGTGGACGGCCCTGATCGTCGGGTACGCCCAGAACGGCCGGGGCAAGGAGTCGCTGGAGGTCTACACCGACATGGTCCGGTCCGGGTGCAGGCCGGACTACGTCACCTTCATCGGGCTGCTATTCGCGTGCAGCCATGCTGGCCTGGTCGATGCCGGCCGGGCGCACTTCCGGTCCATGCAGGCCGAGCACGGCGTGGCGCCTGGACCAGACCACTACGCTTGCATGGTCGACCTGCTAGGCCGAGCCGGGCGGCTCGACGAGGCCATGGACCTGCTGAGCCAGAGCACGACAAGGCTGGACGCCACTGTCTGGAAGGCGCTGCTCGGCGCTTGCCGGACGCACGGGAACGCGGAGCTCGGCGAGCACGCGGCCGAGATGGTGTGGGGGCTGGACCCGACTGACGCCGTGCCGTATGTCATGCTGTCGAACCTCTACTCGCGGGCAAGGCGGTGGGCCGACGTGGCGAGGGTCAGGACGCTGATGAAGTCGAGAGGGATCACCAAGGAACCCGGGTGCAGCTGGGTGGGAGTAAACGGTGTGACACACTTGTTCTATGTGGAGGACCGGGGGCACCCCCGGGCGGAAGAGATTTACCGGAAGGTGGAGGAGATGATGGACAGGATCCGAGCTGAAGGATACGTGGCAGATACTGACTGGGCACTGCAGGATGAGGGGCCGGAGGGGAGGGAGAAGGGTCTAGCCTACCACAGCGAGAGGCTCGCCGTTGCATTTGGGCTGCTTGCTGTGCCGGCCGGCGCGCCGATCCGTGTGTTCAAGAACCTCCGGGTGTGCGGTGACTGCCATTCCGCGATCAAGATGATCGCCAAGGCGTACGGCCGGGAGATCATACTGAGGGATGCCAACTGCTTCCATCACATGAAGAATGGTTTATGTTCGTGCGGCGACTACTGGTAG